Proteins from one Peromyscus eremicus chromosome 8a, PerEre_H2_v1, whole genome shotgun sequence genomic window:
- the Chad gene encoding chondroadherin yields MARVLLLSLSFFAILLPALAACPQNCHCHGDLQHVICDKVGLQKIPKVSETTKLLNLQRNNFPVLAANSFRTMPNLVSLHLQHCNIREVAAGAFRGLKQLIYLYLSHNDIRVLRAGAFDDLTELTYLYLDHNKVSELPRGLLSPLVNLFILQLNNNKIRELRAGAFQGAKDLRWLYLSENALSSLQPGALDDVENLAKFHLDKNQLSSYPSAALSKLRVVEELKLSHNPLKSIPDNAFQSFGRYLETLWLDNTNLEKISDGAFLGVTTLKHVHLENNRLNQLPSTFPFDNLETLTLTNNPWKCTCRLRGLRRWLEAKTSRPDATCSSPAKVKGQRIRDTDALRSCKSPTKRSKKAGRH; encoded by the exons ATGGCCCGTGTGCTCTTACTCAGTCTGAGCTtctttgccatcctcctgccggCGCTGGCCGCCTGCCCCCAGAACTGCCACTGCCATGGCGACCTGCAGCATGTCATCTGTGACAAGGTGGGGCTGCAGAAGATCCCCAAGGTGTCGGAGACAACCAAACTGCTCAACCTCCAGCGCAACAACTTCCCCGTGCTGGCTGCCAACTCGTTTCGGACCATGCCGAACCTGGTCTCGCTGCACCTGCAGCATTGCAACATCCGCGAGGTGGCCGCCGGTGCCTTCCGAGGCCTGAAGCAGCTCATCTACCTGTACCTGTCCCACAATGACATCCGGGTGCTGCGAGCTGGAGCCTTCGACGACCTGACTGAACTCACTTACCTCTATCTAGACCACAACAAGGTTTCGGAGCTGCCCCGGGGTCTGCTCTCCCCTTTGGTCAACCTTTTCATCTTGCAgctcaacaataacaaaatccgAGAGCTGCGAGCTGGAGCCTTCCAGGGTGCCAAGGACCTGCGCTGGCTCTACCTGTCAGAAAACGCCCTCAGTTCCCTGCAGCCTGGAGCCCTGGATGATGTGGAGAACCTCGCCAAGTTCCACCTGGACAAGAACCAGCTGTCTAGCTACCCCTCAGCTGCCCTGAGCAAACTTCGGGTGGTGGAGGAGCTGAAGCTGTCCCACAACCCTCTGAAGAGCATCCCAGACAACGCCTTCCAGTCCTTCGGCAGATACCTGGAGACCCTCTGGCTAGACAACACCAACCTGGAGAAG ATCTCAGATGGTGCCTTCCTGGGTGTGACCACactgaaacacgtccatctggaGAACAATCGCCTGAACCAATTGCCCTCTACCTTCCCCTTCGACAACCTGGAGACCCTCACTCTCACCAACAACCCATGGAAATGCACCTGCCGGCTCCGTGGCCTTCGGCG GTGGTTGGAAGCCAAGACTTCTCGGCCAGATGCCACCTGCTCCTCGCCAGCCAAGGTCAAGGGTCAGCGTATTCGTGACACAGACGCCCTCCGCAGCTGCAAATCCCCCACCAAGAGGTCCAAGAAAGCCGGCCGCCATTAA